In Capricornis sumatraensis isolate serow.1 chromosome 2, serow.2, whole genome shotgun sequence, the DNA window GGTGCGAGGTGACCCGGAATTAAATTGCGCCGGGGCTCCGCACACTCCCTCCCGAGCCGGTCTCCGCCGTCCGAGCCACAACCCCTCTGTCGTGCTGAAATTGTCTGGACAGGGTCGCTCTTCGACAGTTTTAGGAACCCGGTTCTTTTGAGGGAAAGATGTACCACCTGTGCCGAGCCCTGCCTTTATAAACGTAAACACACATGCTTATTTCCTTCCGGGTGTAACCAGTTACTTGTCGCCTAAGGAAATGAAAGGCGTCCCATAAATTTTTCGAATGAGTAATGTATACGTAAAATCcaaaattggaaaaatataagACACCGCACAGGGGAACACCTCCTTCCCATCAGTACCGCTCAGCTTCCCACTTCCTCAGTGTGAGGCAACCCATTGTTACTTAAGAGTTTCTCATCAGTTGTTTCAAGTGAGTAGGTATGCTAAAGTATGCATTTTTAACAAAGGCAACTAAATCCCAGGTATTGCAGCGTTCCTGGCCCTCCAGAGCTCAACAGCGCCGTGCCAGTCTTTTCTCTCATGAGAGAGAAATTGGTTTAACTATTCAATTTAAAATAGTTGTAATTGAATTTTTCTTGGGGTAGAAGTGGATGATAAGTGAAAAAAGATTGAGTAACACGAATTTAATGTCTGGTACATAGAAAGCCTCTTTGTGTTATAATTAATGTCATTTTCCcacatcattttcttcctttttcctgtgTTCCTGGAATTAGAATGAAGAATCCATCCATTGTTGGAGTCCTGTGCACAGATTCACAAGGACTCAATCTAGGTTGTAAGTATCTCACATCATCCCTTTTGGTAGACTGCATAGCACTTGATGTTGACTGAGAGCCTAGTGTGCTATTGTTCTCTAGTTTTTATTTCCTGTTATCCTGACACTTTCTGGGGACTTTTATGAGAGTAGATATCATCTCCAAATAACAAGATTAGAAAACTGAAACTTCTCACTTGACATTTATAAAAGTAGAAATGTTCCTTGCAGTTCTGGCACTGCACAGTTGCTTCTACTGTAGTAGTATTTGAATCATTTTAAATTGGGTCTAGAAAGGACTTCAGATAATGACAGTAGTTACTATTTATTGAACAGATACCATATGTTGGGGCTGCTAAGCTCTGTATacattatctctaattttcacagTAACTCTGCTAAATGTGTGATGgtgttatttttcagttcaacTTCACTTAACAGTAAGTGAGTAGGCAATAAAAATGTGGGATGCAGGGTTGGACACACGTAGGTTCAACCCCTTGCTCTTCTGTTTACTAGTAGTGTGAACTGGGACCAAAAAGAACATCTCAGAGGCTCAGTTTCTTTACTGagttgttttttaatattatggAATTGCATCCATGAGCTGTTACTGTATACCAGGtactattctaagtgctttacatatactaagtcatttaatcctcatgacaaccctatgaggtaaagaaactgaggcacagaggttgagtaaacttgcctaaggtcacacagttagtaaATGGTTGAGCTAGGATTTGAATCTGGCTCCATAGTCTTTTAATCACAGTACTAGAAGattatatatgtaaaacactCAACACAGAGTTCAGAcataatgctcaataaatggtaacagttacacatgagaaaataaatccagaaaggtAGACAGTGGAAGGCTtcagctaagtcatgtcagaaCAAGTAAACCCAGGACATCTTGCTCTTTACTCCTCTGTACTATAGGGCTTTTTAAAGCTCACAGTTGTTGCTGGGAGAGTAATTGAAAGTAGTAGTCTGTGTCACCCAGTTAGATTTTGCACACAAACCAGTTGGTTGGAGGGAAAAGGGCAGATTTTTTTGAGGTTTGTTGCCACGCTCACAAATGGAAAGGCTGAAATTCAAGTGCAGAAATCTAAAACTAAATGTATTCCTTCAAGAAACCTTCAAGGCCCAAAAGATTTCACTGTATGTCCAATTAATGCTTTTTTGGGGGGTAGGGGGgatggaggcaagaatactggagtggttgccattcccttctccagatcttcccgacccagggattgaagccaggtctccggcattgtaggcagacgctttaccgtctgagccaccagggaagttattatAAACTTAGTAATTACTTTTTGGACCTGGCACCCAAGATTTAGTTATTATCTACAGGCTAAAACAAATATTAGTAAAAAGTCAATTCTGTTGCTCTTTGAAAACAATCAGCTTATTCTAGTGGAAATAACTGCTCACAGAATATTTATATATGCTGTCAGAGTGATCTACAGCTGAACTCGTGAGTAAAAATCTTTATATCCTTTGAGGTTGGATTTCCCATGAGGAATTAATTAGTGTCAACAAGTCTCTGGCCCTTACCGGCTGCTTTTTGTCAGTCTCACCTCTGAATTTCTTCTTGGTTTCAGTTTGCTTTCAGATTGACTTGAATTATAGCTTACTCATATGCTTGAGAACGTGTTTAGAGACGGTGATGGGAATGACCTCGAAAATTGAGTAGTTATGACCTTACTGAGTTAAGAGCTGTTGTTGGCTTTCTCGCTAATGTAACCAGCTGAATATCAGGGCAGAATGATTTTGTCACCACATAACCTAAGAGACCATGAGAACCCTCTTTTTgtgaataattcagttcagttctgtggTACCTCTGTACTCATTTTTGGACAGTCAGGCAACATGATATCATCTCTGTCTTCCAGGCCGCGGAACCCTGTCAGATGAGCATGCTGGAGTGATATCTGTTCTAGCCCAGCAAGCGGCTAAGCTAACCTCGGACCCCACTGATATTCCTGTGGTGTGTTTAGAATCAGATAATGGGTGAGTAGATGGCAACAGATCCCTTCCTTTCCTATTTATTCAGGAAAATGCCTCAGAAACACGACCGGGGCTTGccctgtgttcatcagtgattccTCATTCCAAGTACTTGGAGGGAGCTTCCACCCTTTGGACGACAGGACCAGATGGGTTGGTCTCTGAAGCTAATGTGCTTTCAGACCACAACGACATTTAAAGGAAGAGTAAGAGTTGTCATGAACTGTCAGtaaaagaaagcaataaataacaCAGAGGAAGACTCAACAACAGAAACAATGTCTGTAATAATAGAAGTACTAAAGACAtttcatggagaaggcagtggcaccccactccagtactcttgcctggaaaatcccatggatggaggagcctggtaggctgcagtccgtggggtcactaagagtcggacacgactgagcgacttcactttcacttttcactttcatgcattggagaaggaaatggcaacccactccagtgttcttgcctggagaatcccagggatgggggagcctggtgggctgccgtctatggggtcacacagagttggacatgactgaagcgacttagcagcagcagtagcaaagaCATTCCAAGTGGGGGTCCTCCGAATATTAGTGAAAAAAGCAGAATACAAAACTATGCACATTATGATCACAGTTTTATAtcaataaaatgagagaaaatgtatatatagtatacatgcagattaaaaaaaggaaaatattaatagtggTTGTCTTTGAGggataaggtccatctagtcaaggctatggtttttccagtggtcatgtatggatgtgagagttggactgtgaagaaggctgagcaccgaagaattgatgcttttgaactgtggtattggagaagactcttgagggtcccttggactgcaaggagatccaaccagtccattctgaagatcaaccctgggatttctttggaaggaatgatgctaaagctgaaactccagtactttggccacctcatgagaagagttgactcattggaaaagcctctgctgctgggagggattgggggcaggagaagaaggggacgaccaaggatgagatggctggatggcatcactgactcgatggacgtgagtctgagtgaactctgggagttggtgatggacagggaggcctggcgtgctgtgattcatggggtcgcatagagttggacacgactgagcgactgaactgaactgaacttgagggatggcaatggcaacccactccagtactcttgcctggagaatcccatggacagaggagcctggtaggctgcagtccatggggtcgctaagagttggatacgactgagcgtcttcactttcactttgagggaTAGGATTATAAGattaatttcacatttatattttatactttccTATATTTCCCAAATGTTTTATTGTGTTTAGATATTGCTttcatatatagaaaaataagtattactTTTTTAGTTGTATCCTAAATCTAACAGCCTCTTTAATCTTACATTGCCACCCACTGGTAGCACTTTACTGAGTATCTTCCACATTGCCTTTCAGGAACATCATGATCCAGAAACACGATGGCATCACAGTGGCAGTGCACAAAATGGCTTCTTGACATCTCGTGTCGGTGCTCCTGCATATCAGCTCTCTTGCAGCCTGTCACAGGGACTCGGTCGCACCTTATGTGAATTAGCTCATAGAACTATTAAACCATTCGTGTAATATGCATTGGGCACTTTTCTGTTAATTTCAGAGTAGGTTGCTTTTTGACACTCTGTGGATTTAGTTAGGAAAGGATCATGTTTTGAAGCAGCAGGTTTAGGTCACCTTGTATATAGAATTTTGTTAAGTTTAATAAACCTGGTTGGAGGAAAGCTTGGAtcttttctgaattctttaaACTCTTaacaaatgttcatttttttaattatcaaattgtaatttttcttaaaaagggTAACTACTACAAATTGTTCTCTTTCAGAAGCTCCTGAAATACATAGATTCTCACAGAAGCATCTATGGATATGTAAACCAAATCAAGCTTACTGTTACCccataataaaaacataatagCAGATATCATAAGtatttactatatgccaggaacACATTTAGTTCTCATTAACAACCATATATGGGTTTTCCTAgcaaaaaggtggaagcaactcaaatgtcttattgatgggtgaatggataagcaaaacatggtatatacataccatggaatattattcagcctttaaaaacgAAGGAAGTTTTGACACATGCTATAGCATGGAGGACTCTGGAGGacattatgataagtgaaataagccagtcacaaaaagacaaatattgtatgattccatctaTATGGGGTGCTACCAAGAACAGAAAAATTAATACagacaggaagtagaatggtggttgctagggTGAGAGGGGAAAAATGGGGAGTTACAGTTTAATGGGTACACAATTTTTGTTtcacaagatgaaaagagttctagagatggatggGGTGATGGCAGCaacaatataaattatttaataccactgaactgtacgcTTAAGGAtgattatgatttaaaaaatgattataatagtaaattttatgttttatgtattttaccacaataaaagttttaatttaaaaatgaataaaaataccaCATGAATAAATAATTCAGCACAATTCCAAGAGGAAGATCAacttataaaagtgaaaaggatTTTTCTGTatctcaaaatagaaaataaaacatttgcaataacaataaaaataatacatttaggaATTTAATAAAGGATAAAACCTATATAGGGAAAAAATTTTTACTCAaggattaaaaaatgagcagcactaagtaattataaaatataatgtaacAAAATATCAAATCTGCAAAGAATTTTTCCTGAATATAGTTTTCCTAATTTTTCAATATAGTCCTAATAAAGATGGCAGTAGAAAATTTTTTTGTTAACTTGATACACTTTTCTAATATTTCATGGAAGAATAAAAGTTTCATAAATAGTTGTCAAAAAAGCCCATATGGTAAGTACTCATTTGTCCCGTTTTGCATTTGTATAATTAAGGGATTAGCAGTCACCATTTGTACCTAAGATTTCAACTCCGAATCTTAAATTCCTTCCCTccagagcctccctcccctttcctcaccccatccctccaggtcatcacagagagccAGATGGGGCtccttgtgctgtacagcaaCTACTCACCAGCTATCCATCTTACACCTAATAGCATGTACATGttgaaatgggcagaagacctaaacagagcCTTGTTTTTAACAGCCCAATCACTGCAGAAATAGGTATGATTGGCCAGAAGAAAATCTACTGTTCGAAATACGTGCTATCTTCTTTTTCAGCCTTTATCATTCTCAACAACAGAACAGTGCACAAGCAGATTAAAAAGTCTTCATTTTGTTGAATTTGAATGCAGCTTCTGTTGCACTCTAGCAGTTTAATATCTGACAGTATAAAAAGAAATCTCCAGAATAATCTTCAAAAATACCAAGCACCTATAAATAAAAAGTGCTAGTTTAAATTAAGCCCAGTGGCCTACTCTTATAATTTAAGAAATGGTGGGAACTCTCCCCAAATCTTAACTCTTCTGCACAAAGAGTGAGGACAGAAAAAttcagctaaaaataaaatcttggtaGTTCTGTATTAACACTCTAGGTCCCCAAGTGCCAAAAAGTATTCATGGGATATGTTTGTCAGTGGATTGACAGTGGTGACAGGAAAACCATGCTGCATTCTTGCTGAGTAACTTTAAGGCCAAGAATTAGAAAGTCAGAGGTTGAGGGAATTATTTATGCTTAGTTCAAGATCCTAAAAGCTTTATTAAATCAATTGGGTACAGATGTCAGAATTTAACCAATAATCCAACGGTGGCTTAAGAATTCTGCTCTTGATATTAAGCCCCACATGATTAATAAGAACCATTTTTAATGAACTAAGTATACCAATAGCAGGTCATTTAAGTGCAGTTGCTATATATACAGAGTCCTCACAACAAACTTTCAAATAATATTAGCCACCTTTTACACGgctggaaacagagtcagaaagGGTAACTTGCCCAGAGTCTGCAGACTTAAACAACGGTAAGGTTGAGATTCTAACCAAGTTTGCATTTCCCACTGTACCTCAGAGTTTTCTGTATGAAAGATATGTTTCAAGGGGTTCATCTCTTACAGCATATTTGCAGCTTTCCTAGCTTCAGTAAATGACTCACTGTTCTGCTGCATTTTAAATTGGACCCCACCCTCAGTATCAGAGCTGTCTATCAATACAAAAGCCTCTTGTCATCCTATTATCAGGATCATAGACAGCCCTGCTTTAAAGAGTAACAAGTTCCTAcccctcccccacaaaaaaaatcttaacagatgtttactaaaaagttatttttagagTATGATCCATGCTACCAACCACACATAACTGCCCACTTAGAGGGCATCTTCTCAAACCACAaaagctctgctttttaaaagccTGAGAAGccccttactttttaaaaaggaacatgcATAAATATGTGCAGATTTTCCagataaaacaagaaaaacacacaTTGGCCTAAAACACGCTCTGGTTTAAAACCAGGAATGTTGGTGCTGGGGAGATGAAAGGCAATTtcctatttactttttttttctttttgatgtggagGGTGGAGCAGAGGAAGGAAATGGGATAAGAAAACTGAATTATCCCAGTTATTTTCTAGGAGACTCAGCCTTCACCATTTCCAAAATGCAATGGGAAAAAAAGTTGCATTAAAATTATAAGTATATACCTTTCATAGGAGGTGTTTGGAGTTAAGGTAATCAAGTATAGAAAAGTAATTAAAACAGGGCTTCGAACTTCAAAGTACTAACCAGTCATTTCACAGAAGCACACACAGAGAGGCTGCAGGTTGCCATTTGTAGCCCAGAAATTATctctctctggagaaggaaatgtcaactcactccagtattcttgcctggtaaattccatggacagaggacctagtgggctacagtttatagtgtcacaagagtcagacacaactgagcatacacctCTACTGGACTTTACAGGTTTCTCAAACTCCTTAGGTCCAAAACAGAACTCAACTCTCcccttgtttctttgttttgtatcTGTCCCAGCTTGGGACCTTGGAATTAGCCTAGACTTCTTTCTCATTCCCTGCATCCTGGCAGTCTTCCAAATCTGTTTCTCTTAAAGAATTCATGGGCCTTGTTCATTCTTCTGCttgattttcttcaaaaataccaTGTTGACTTAATTTCCaagtttaaatgtattatttgtacAGGCAGTATTTTCTTTAGACAGTCTTTAGGGATTTTTTTCGGTATTCTTTAGACAAAGCGAACATACAAGAAAGGTAGTCATTCATCCCACCAGCAAGTAAtagtttatattattttactgTATTACTTGTATTTCAAAAAACAACAGCTTACATGCTTGGGAACAAATGTCTGCTTGCTATATCTTGTTTTGCTTTGTCACTTAAGTAGGAGCATTTTTCTTGTCGTTAACAATTCTCAGGAAGCATGGtcatactcttgagagtcccttggactgcaagatcagatcagtcaattacaggaaatcaaccctgaatattcattagaaggactgatgctgaagctgaagctccaatactttggccacctgatgtgaagaactgactcattggaaaagatcctgatgctgggaaaggttgaaggaaggaggagaaggggacaacagaggatgagatggttggatggcatcaccgacacaatggacatgagtttgagcaaactccaggagatggtgatggacagggaagcctggcatgctgcagtccatggggtcacaaagagtccggcacaactgagcgactgaacaataacaaactgTTATAGTCTATGTGTTGCTCTTAAGTTCTTGCCAAATAACTCTGATAATtatctttgcaaaaaaaaagaagaaattatttccCAACTCTGgggccccaccccctgccttgaGCATAGAGTTAAAAGATAAATCGAagcatatttaaagtgataaagAGTTTTTTTGagcaaaaaaatatttgaagcagGCACGGACAAACCTGAAGAGGTTAGGAGCAGTCTATCATCAGGAGTTTAGGGAGAGGCTTGTATTTCAAAAAACAACAGCCTACATGCTTGGGAACAAATGTATGCTTGCTATATCTTGTTTTGCTTTGTCACTTACGTAGGAGCAGAAGCAAAGCAAGGCAGTTATTGATTGGCTACAGCTTAaagcctagttcagttcagttcagacactcagtcatgtccaactgtttgtgaccacatggactgcagcataccaggctttcctgtccattaccaattcccagagtttgctcaaactcatgtccatcgaatcggtgatgccatccaaccatctcttcctctgtcgttcccttctcctcctgccttcaatctttcccagcatcatagtcttttctaatgagtcagttctttgcatcaggtggccaaagtattggagtttcagctgtgtGTGATTGCCTGTCTCTAGGTTTTAGTTTCAGAATCTTTAAGCATTTACAGGCTTAGGTTTGGGTTTGTTTGTGTAGGCCACACAGCACTAGAGCCACCTTAAGTTTCTAGTGGCCTCCTTCTGCTTTAGCCAAGTGACTTATCAACTTCTTGTATTCGCTACAGTACCAGAGGTGTTGATCCAGGTATAGCGGGAGGTTTGCCATGGCACAGACTCTTCCTGGTTTAGCCAACAAGTAATTTAAAGCAATTTTACTGTCTCGAATGATCTTACCAAAAGCCTAGGGACTTCTGTTGTGTAGGTATGGCTTTAGCAAGATTCAGTGAGTTGCCAGAGGAGCATTGTCTTCCCAGGCattaacagagagaaagaaagtaagtgaaaaggcaaaatgaataaTGGTTTCAAATAGGAGATGAAGATCTTGATCCATGATCTTGGGAGAGCTGTCCACCTCAAGATGCTATCTGCTTCTGGGGAGGAACTTCCGTAAGCCAATTTTAATTTTAGGTCTCCAGTTAGTGCACAGTTCTTGGAGTCCGGAGGAGCCCTTTTTAATTGGGAGATATGGACCCAAGGTTTAAGGCTCTGAAGTTTTACTGCTGACTTGGTGTGGTACCTTCTAAGGAGGTTCAAGGGAAacctttgttcttagtgatttcAAATCAGAAGGGTGGGAGAAAATTGGAAATCTTAGTTTGGAGAATAACTAGATATTTGAGAAAACTAGAACAAAACTAGAAAACTAGAACAATTCAGGATTCAGCTTAGTTTACAGGTATTTAACAAAAACTCAAAAACAATGAATAGGACTAGAATGTGATACCCACAAGATTCTATTATACTTTTcaattgaaatttaatttttttgcaatCACTCCCATCATAGTAAGACTAACTTGTTTGCAAAATAAGTCTAGTCTCATTAAACTTGGCCTGATTATTTTCAGAGGTGCAGTGAGAATAGTAATTGACCatacagtttcttttaaaaagctcttattctagaactttttttttttttgctagaacTTTTAATAAGGAATCTTAGATTGAACTTTTAAGGCTCTCCAGATTAAGAAGCCAAATCAAGAATTTGTCATTTCAGACTGTATCTGGAATACCTACAGATTTGGGTGAAATCCTCTCTTCTTGAGGTTCCCAAGATATCCTGAGGTTCCTGGGCCTGCCAGGAAGTGACCATTCTTACTTAACTGGTAAAGTTTCTAGGAACCCTGTAAACAAGATGCCAGGTCAGTTTTTCTTTAGGAGCTTTATTGCATCCATAAATTCAACCTTAGTTCCTTAAAACTGTCTGGTCATATCTGATTTTATGTATATTCTCAAACATGACATTCTAATCAAAGCCTTGGTAATATACAATGCTTTCAACTGTGTCCTGTTATAAGGACATATTCTTATTGGGCTTATGTAAGTCACAGTATTGCCATGAAAATAAGAATACGTAACAAATTTCCAAATTCTGGAGGGATCAGGTagggaaaaaaagtgaatgtTTCACTTTTGTTTACCAAGGTACACTTTACCAAATTGCCTGAAGTCATAAGTAGTTTAAGAGAGAACAAGGTTTTgttaaatcttgaaaacaaaacattaatgAATTAGCagtatttcaaagaaaaagttgTTAAAAAATTATCATCAGTTCATTTAATCATGTTATTAATTCTTATTGATATTGAATCCTGTCTTTTTCCTTAGCTTTGAAAATTCTTACCCAGTTCACTTTTATGATCTTAAACTTATCAGAAACCTGTATTCTAGATCTTTCCATGAATCTCTCAAGACAAAGAGGGACTTCTGTGAAAGCATCAGTAAATAAGTCTCTGTAAATGACAAAAAGACTTTTTAATAAAGTCCTTCCATACCTTTCCCTACCCTCCAGACACATTTTACCTTCCTTCTTACTTTACACACACAGTTGTTTCCTTTCACCCTTGTATTTCTAAGTGGTTTTTAATTACATATAATGATTAGCCTTTATAACCTTAGAATCCTTACTTTCTAGTAGAAACTAAAAAGAAGTAAGCAATTGTAGACTGTCTGTTACACTAGCATTCTGTGGATTGGcacatttataaatacatttcataatttcaagaaatatatttttcctcatAGTAAAATTTTCAACGTGGCATAAAACATGTTTGCCAATAAACCCAAATATCTTTGAAATAAGGGtctggggctcagtggtaaagaatccacctacctgtgcaggagacaccagtgatctttagttcctctgtgaTAAGAAGCCAAagtaaatacaaaatcaaaagtaGGTAAATCTGTGCTCAATAATTAAGGtttcaatattttatcttatttggaaatgatcTAGATAGTCAACGAATATCCAAAATTTAACTTAGTATAACTTTCCTAGTTTCCAAATTGCCCTACACACAGTTTTTGTCCTTCTAATAAAAATCACCTTCCTGAGATCTACATTTCAAAGAAATGTCTCTTGAGATCTAGAATACTTACATCTCCAAGCTCTAAGGCACAGAAGAAAGATGTTAAGTTCCACCAAGAAGGACCCTGATTCCTTAAATCCAGATGTTTATAACATCTGCAAGCCTTTTGAACTGAATGGGGAGGTTTCGAGATTGGTAAAAAGGATAGGTGGGCTTTTCATTATTTCTAGAGCTACATTTCTGTTCTTGTCAAGACTTGATTTTTAAGA includes these proteins:
- the LAMTOR5 gene encoding ragulator complex protein LAMTOR5 — its product is MEATLEQHLEDTMKNPSIVGVLCTDSQGLNLGCRGTLSDEHAGVISVLAQQAAKLTSDPTDIPVVCLESDNGNIMIQKHDGITVAVHKMAS